A window of the Lates calcarifer isolate ASB-BC8 linkage group LG18, TLL_Latcal_v3, whole genome shotgun sequence genome harbors these coding sequences:
- the lin7a gene encoding protein lin-7 homolog A, with product MATVVQPLTLDRDVARAIELLEKLQESGDVPGHKLQSLKKVLQSEFCTAIREVYQYMHETITVNGCPEYQARATAKATVAAFAASEGHSHPRVVELPKTEEGLGFNVMGGKEQNSPIYISRIIPGGVAERHGGLKRGDQLLSVNGVSVEGEHHEKAVELLKAAKDSVKLVVRYTPKVLEEMEARFEKLRTARRRQQQQLLMQQQQQQNLASQQNHMS from the exons ATGTTGCCAGGGCCATCGAGctgctggagaagctgcaggagtCAGGTGACGTCCCCGGTCACAAGCTCCAGTCTCTGAAGAAGGTCCTTCAGAGCGAGTTCTGCACAGCCATCAGAGAG GTGTACCAGTACATGCACGAAACAATTACAGTGAATGGTTGTCCAGAGTACCAGGCGAGGGCCACAGCTAAG GCCACAGTCGCAGCCTTCGCTGCCAGCGAGGGTCACTCCCACCCGCGGGTGGTGGAGCTTCCCAAGACAGAGGAAGGGCTGGGCTTCAACGTGATGGGCGGCAAGGAGCAGAACTCGCCCATTTACATCTCCCGTATCATTCCCGGAGGCGTAGCCGAGAGGCACGGCGGCCTAAAGCGAGGGGACCAGCTCCTGTCCGTCAACGGTGTG AGCGTGGAGGGAGAGCACCACGAGAAGGCGGTGGAGCTGCTGAAGGCGGCCAAGGATAGTGTGAAGCTGGTGGTTCGCTACACCCCCAAAGTgctggaggagatggaggcTCGCTTCGAGAAGCTGCGCACGGCCCGGCGgcgccagcagcagcagctcctcatgcagcagcagcaacagcagaaccTGGCCTCTCAGCAGAACCACATGTCGTAG
- the myf5 gene encoding myogenic factor 5, with the protein MDVFSPSQVYYDRACASSPDSLEFGPGVELAGSDEDEHVRVPGAPHQPGHCLQWACKACKRKSSFVDRRRAATMRERRRLKKVNHAFEALRRCTSANPSQRLPKVEILRNAIQYIESLQELLREQVESYYGLPGESSSEPGSPLSSCSDGMAGSNSPVWQQLNANYSNSYSYAKNESLGDKPAGASSLECLSSIVDRLSTADSSCGPAALRDMATYSPGSSDSQPCTPESPGSRPVYHVL; encoded by the exons ATGGACGTCTTCTCACCATCCCAGGTCTACTACGACAGAGCCTGCGCTTCGTCCCCAGACAGCCTGGAGTTTGGCCCCGGCGTGGAGCTGGCTGGCTCGGACGAGGACGAACACGTCCGGGTCCCCGGGGCCCCTCACCAGCCGGGACACTGCCTCCAGTGGGCTTGCAAGGCCTGCAAGCGCAAGTCCAGCTTCGTGGACCGCAGGCGGGCCGCCACCATGCGCGAACGCCGACGGCTGAAGAAGGTCAACCACGCTTTCGAGGCCCTGCGACGCTGCACCTCGGCCAACCCCAGCCAACGCCTGCCCAAGGTGGAGATCCTGCGCAATGCCATCCAGTACATCGAAAGCCTGCAGGAGCTGCTACGAGAGCAGGTGGAGAGCTACTACGGCCTGCCCGGAGAGAGCAGCTCTGAGCCGGGGAGCCCGCTTTCCAGCTGCTCTGACGGCATG GCTGGCAGCAACAGTCCGGTGTGGCAACAGTTGAATGCAAACTACAGCAACAGCTATTCATATGCAAAGAACG AGAGTTTGGGCGACAAACCAGCCGGAGCCTCCAGCCTCGAGTGCCTCTCCAGCATCGTGGACCGTCTCTCCACGGCGGACTCCAGCTGCGGGCCAGCCGCTCTGAGAGACATGGCCACCTACTCCCCCGGCAGTTCCGACTCGCAGCCCTGCACGCCGGAGAGCCCTGGATCCAGGCCCGTGTACCACGTCCTGTGA
- the myf6 gene encoding myogenic factor 6 isoform X1 yields MMDLFETNTYLFSDLRYLEEGDHGPLQHLDMSGVSPLYNGDDSPLSPGQDNNVPSETGGESSGEEHVLAPPGLRAHCEGQCLMWACKICKRKSAPTDRRKAATLRERRRLKKINEAFDALKRKTVANPNQRLPKVEILRSAISYIERLQDLLQTLDEQEKPQNGSSHNSTEHSMASHEYHWKKCSEPWPTSADHSTAALTNQREGASESSASSSLLRLSSIVDSITNDEKISIREDASEN; encoded by the exons ATGATGGACCTTTTTGAGACCAACACTTATCTTTTCAGTGATTTGCGCTATTTAGAAGAAGGAGATCATGGACCACTACAGCACTTGGACATGTCCGGGGTGTCTCCTCTGTACAACGGCGACGACAGCCCGCTGTCTCCGGGCCAGGATAATAACGTACCGTCCGAGACCGGCGGGGAGAGCAGCGGGGAGGAACACGTCCTCGCGCCCCCGGGACTCCGGGCGCACTGCGAGGGCCAGTGCCTCATGTGGGCCTGCAAGATATGCAAGAGAAAGTCGGCGCCCACGGACAGGCGCAAGGCCGCCACGCTccgggagaggaggaggctcaAGAAGATCAACGAGGCCTTCGACGCGCTCAAGAGGAAGACCGTGGCCAACCCCAACCAGAGGTTACCCAAGGTGGAGATTTTACGCAGCGCCATCAGCTACATCGAGCGGTTACAGGACCTGCTGCAAACGCTGGACGAGCAGGAGAAACCCCAAAACGGATCATCCCATAACTCCACAGAACACAGT ATGGCTAGTCATGAGTACCACTGGAAAAAGTGCTCAGAGCCCTGGCCGACCTCTGCCGACCATTCCACTGCAGCCCTGACAAACCAGAGAGAAG gAGCCAGTGAGTCCTCAGCATCCTCCAGCCTCCTGCGTCTGTCCTCTATCGTGGACAGCATCACCAACGATGAGAAAATCAGCATCAGGGAGGACGCCtcagaaaactga
- the myf6 gene encoding myogenic factor 6 isoform X2, whose product MRSMHSKNDLRYLEEGDHGPLQHLDMSGVSPLYNGDDSPLSPGQDNNVPSETGGESSGEEHVLAPPGLRAHCEGQCLMWACKICKRKSAPTDRRKAATLRERRRLKKINEAFDALKRKTVANPNQRLPKVEILRSAISYIERLQDLLQTLDEQEKPQNGSSHNSTEHSMASHEYHWKKCSEPWPTSADHSTAALTNQREGASESSASSSLLRLSSIVDSITNDEKISIREDASEN is encoded by the exons ATGAGGTCTATGCACTCCAAAAA TGATTTGCGCTATTTAGAAGAAGGAGATCATGGACCACTACAGCACTTGGACATGTCCGGGGTGTCTCCTCTGTACAACGGCGACGACAGCCCGCTGTCTCCGGGCCAGGATAATAACGTACCGTCCGAGACCGGCGGGGAGAGCAGCGGGGAGGAACACGTCCTCGCGCCCCCGGGACTCCGGGCGCACTGCGAGGGCCAGTGCCTCATGTGGGCCTGCAAGATATGCAAGAGAAAGTCGGCGCCCACGGACAGGCGCAAGGCCGCCACGCTccgggagaggaggaggctcaAGAAGATCAACGAGGCCTTCGACGCGCTCAAGAGGAAGACCGTGGCCAACCCCAACCAGAGGTTACCCAAGGTGGAGATTTTACGCAGCGCCATCAGCTACATCGAGCGGTTACAGGACCTGCTGCAAACGCTGGACGAGCAGGAGAAACCCCAAAACGGATCATCCCATAACTCCACAGAACACAGT ATGGCTAGTCATGAGTACCACTGGAAAAAGTGCTCAGAGCCCTGGCCGACCTCTGCCGACCATTCCACTGCAGCCCTGACAAACCAGAGAGAAG gAGCCAGTGAGTCCTCAGCATCCTCCAGCCTCCTGCGTCTGTCCTCTATCGTGGACAGCATCACCAACGATGAGAAAATCAGCATCAGGGAGGACGCCtcagaaaactga